The region AGGTACCATTGCGTTTCAAGGCACTAAGGCGAGGGTAGCGCCCTGGAAAGAGAATTGCCTGCCCCAGGAGCAAACCAGCTGCGCCGGCCAGAAAAATTGCAGGCAGCTCGAGGGCACCGTGGGGGCTGACAAAGGCCCAAAAGGGATACCCTAAGTTGTGTTGTGCCACAAGGGCAGCGATCGCCCCAATGTGCAGACCATTGTTCCAAAGGATGTAGAGGGTTCCCAGGCCGCCCAGAATGCCTCCCGCGACCGTTGCCAAAGCCACACTCAGGTTATTCGTCATAATGGCACTGGAGGCCAAGGGTTCAATCCCCACAATTGCTCCCGTCCACAGCTTGCCCTCCTTTTCCACGCGGGAGAGGATGTCTGCGGGCACCAGCAGTTCCAAAAACTGGCGATCGCGCCAGCCATAGCCCCAAGCGATCGCAGCGGCCACCAGAAACACCCCCAAAGCCAAGGCCGTATAGATCCATGTTTGCTGGACAACCGCCGGGAAGCCCCGCTGAAAAAACCACCAGACCTTGCGCCCCTTTTGGGAGTGCGGACTCTGATAGATCTGACTGTAGCTCCGCAAGGTGAGACCCTGTAAATAGTTGACGATGCTACTGCCCAAGCGGCGAGTTTTTGCCCGCGCCAAATCGGCACTGACAAGGCGGTACAACTGACTGAGGCGGCAAATTTCCGCTGCTGACAAGCCCCGAATTCCTTCAATTTCGGCACGGTTGAGCAGTTGTTCTAGCTCTAGCCACCGGGGCTCCTGCCGGATCAGCCAACGTTCAACGTTCATGGGGATCGGATGCCTCTTGAACCAGTCCCAAAAAGGACTCTAGACGCTTACGGGGAATGTAGGGCCAGCCACCATTGGTTTCAATATCCCGCAGTAGTTTATAGAGGGCTTGGCGATTGGTGGGCAAGGCTGCCTGAAACTGATTATCACAAATTTCACGGTGCAATTGCTCCAAAAGCCGCAGCAGTGCCAACAGATCATGGACATTCCCATTGGCTTGGGCCGCTGCCATACGGATACGTTCAGCCAGGGCATTGAGATCGGTGCTGGTCAAAGGAGAGGGCGAGGACACCATTTTTTCTATAAAGGTTTTTGAACTGAGAATAACGATGTTTTAGCACAGTTGCTACGATCGTGGGAGCAAAGAAAGAGGTTTCTGACAATGTTTCGGACCTATATCGCCCTGGTGGGGGCAGCCACCTTCAGCCTAGGTCTGGCGATCGTGCCGCCTGCTTGGGCAGAACAGGAAGTGGAAGTGGCTCGCGATAGTAGAGGTCGTGTTTACACCGCCGACATGGACTCCCGTCGTTTTTACACCAATGGCCATGGCGTAACCCAGGTTGACTTTATGCTCTCCACCCGTGGAGATGACTACTGGCATAGGGCAACTGCCTCCTGTGATCCTTACGACGTTAAAAGTGAGTATTACGGCTGGAGTTGGAGCGGTAAAAGAAGCTATCCTGCCGACACGATAGCAGGGGCTATTGTCCGTGCAGTCTGCCACGATTAGCCTGATACTGCACCAATTCCCCGTGCGAGATCAACGGGAGCAAAGACCCCTAGCTCGGTGATAATGCCGCTAATTAAATGGGCAGGGGTAACATCAAAGGCAGGATTGTAAAAATCCACGCCAGCGGGAGTAATACGGCTAAACCCCACCTGATAAATTTCTTGGGGGTGGCGCTCCTCAATGGGAATTTCCGCCCCAGTGGCAATGCTGGTGTCAATTGTCGAAAGGGGCGCGGCAACAAAGAAAGGAATGTTGTGGGCCTTGGCGGCCAGGGCAACGCTGTAGGTGCCAATTTTGTTGGCGGTATCGCCATTCAGGGCAATGCGATCCGCCCCTACGACCACAGCATCAATCATCCCCCGCTGCATACAGTGGGCGGCCATGGTATCAGCAATCAGGGTGACGGGAATGCCCTCTTGGACACATTCCCAAGCAGTTAGTTTGGCCCCTTGAAGGCGGGGACGGGTTTCATCGGCATAGAGCCGCTCTAAGCGACCCGCCGCCCAAGCTGCCCGAACCACCCCTAAGGCTGTTCCATAGCCTGCTGTTGCTAGAGCACCCGCATTGCAGTGGGTAAGGAGGCGCAATTTCTCGGGAGTTTTCGGCAGAACACCAAGGCCGTTTTTGCCGATGGCTTGGCAGGTTTGCACATCTTCACGGGCAATAGTTTGTGCTGTTTCAAGGAGGTGTTGCTGCAGTTCCTCAAGGGTGGGGGTGGGTTGTTGGGCTGCGGCTAGCAGGCGATCGATCGCCCAAAATAAATTCACTGCGGTCGGGCGGGTTTGGCGTAATTGCGAAGCAATATTCTCAAGGTGGATTAAGAAGCCCTCGCGATCGCTGCCCCTGTATTCCCGTGCTCCCAAGACCATGCCAAAGGCTGCTGCCACACCAATTGCGGGTGCACCCCGGACAATCATCGTCCGAATCGCGGTGGCCATCTCCGCTGCCGTGGTGATCTCCCGGAGTTCATACTGTTCTGGCAAGCGAGTTTGGTCAATTAATTGCACCCGATCGCCCGCCCACACCACAGGAAAGATGGTTCCGACATTTGCTGTGACAGCCACAACAGCCTCCCTAGGTTTATCTCAATCGACTACTCATCATAGCCTGGGGTAAAAATTCCCTTGAACCGTTAACACGCAGCCAGCAATCAACCCCTAGGCAAAGGTCAGTTCACCATTGACCTCGAGGCGGGTAAATTGGTTGGGAATCAGAAACTGCTCCCCCAAGGCCTCCGCCACACTGGGGGTAATCCAGCCTAGTTGCTTCAACAGTTGAATGGCAACGGCATATTTGGCACGCTTGGCACCATCACTGACCTTGATTGCCAATCCCATGCCTTCCCCCACCCGCGCTACACATTGAATCCCCTCAGCCCCAGACTTACTGAGAATTTCCCCCTCCGTCAGGCGCATCAGCTCACTATCAAAGGCACCGGGGCCTGCAACAAAATCAGGGTGGTGGGTCATGGCGCGAACGACGCGCTCCATTGCCCAGTCATTGCCAGAGGCAAGTTGGCCGTAAAGGGTAGCCATCTGCCCCAGTTGCATCAAGTACGTGGGCGCTCCACAGTCATCGTGGGCACAGATAAACTCGGCGGCGGGCATTTTCAGCAGTTCGGCCACCTTGGCGAGGATGAGAGTCTGAACGGGGTGATGTTTGTGCAGGTAGCTTGCCAATGGCCAATTGCGCTGTTGACAAACCGCTAGCATCCCCGCGTGTTTACCCGAACAGTTGTGCTGCAGTGCCCCTTGGCGGCCGGGGGGAACGGGACATTGCAAGGCGGTGGGATCCACATCGGCACGCCAGAGGATGTTAAAGACTTGGCGTACTTGCTCAATACGCCCTTGGTGAGAGCTACAGATAATCGCAAGGTCGCGATCGCTCAAATCAAACCGCTCCATTGTTCCCGTTGTCGTCACTGCCAAGGCCTGCAAGGGCTTGAGGGCAGAGCGGATAAAAGCGGCGGTTTCAGCATTTCCGGCAAGGGCAAGAATCCGTCCCCGGGCATCACAGACAACGGCATGGGCATGGTGGTGCGACTCAACAATCCCTTCCCGCAGTAAGTAAACATCGAGGGTAGGAGCTTGGGTGCGTTTGGACATTGGTTCGGTCATGCGGGTAAGTGAGCAAGAATATTCGGCAGCAGCTACAGAAGTGCCCAACCAAGGGCAAGTCCCAAAGAAAAGATCACGAGCGCCAAAAGGGTCACCTGTAACCGTTGCAAAATCGGGCGCAACTCGTAGGTATAGATGAGGCGGTCCTGAGCCAATTCCGGTTCCGGCTTTTGCCATTCTTGACCGTCATACCAACCCGTTTCTTCATAAACCACGGTGGGACGTTGCAGGCGATCGCCCACGTAGGCCCAACCCAACACAAGGCGCAGGAGAATGAGTAACAGCAGGACATTGGCTCCTAGGGCAGCGGCCAAGAAGGTGTGAAAGGGGGCCTCCTTCAAAGAAAAGCTGGCGATCGCCACCGGTCCACTGACGAACCAAGCCATGCCCCACAGCAGCAGCAAACGCCGTTGAAAACGCGGCCGCGGCCAACTCGACCATTCAAAAAACCAAGAGGCTTTGAGGTCACGATACTCGTTAATTGGTCGTTGATCTGCCGGAACGGGACAGAGACTCTGAGACACAGTGGCACAAGTTTCAGAACGCTGTTTCCAGCATACCAGTCTCGCTGAAATCGTGGATCGCCCCAGTGTGCATGAAATTGGGCGATCGCCCCTTACACTAGAGGATGGCACTCCAACCCTGCGTCTAGCGGGGAAAACTTTGCTGCTATATGAATTTATTCCCTAATTCCCTTGCGACACCTTAGATGACCTTAGATGGAATGGCACCATTTTGATGTTACGCAATTACGCCTGATTGATCAGTTGCTGGCTGGGCATCACCTCAGTCCAGCACAGTACGATATTACGCGCCGTGTGATTTATGCAACGGGGGATTTAGAATACCAAAATTTGATTGTCTATTCAGAGCAGGCTTTGCAATCTGGTGTGGCTGCCCTTGCTGCTCATACCCCGATTGTGGTGGATGTGACAATGGTGCAGGTGGGGCTGCTCTCCTACACCCAAAACACCTTTGGCAATCCCATTTACTGTGGGGCAGAAACCTTCACCCGTCCACAGCAGGAAAAGTCTCGCATTGCCTTTGGTGTTGAAACCTTGGCACGACGGCATCCCACGGCGATCTTTGTTCTTAGTAGTGATCATTCAGCCCTAGAACCCCTCCTGACTTTGGTGGAGGCTCAGGAAATTCGCCCTGCCTTAATTATTGACGCTGCCCCTAATTTTCTCCCCCCCACCTTAGATCGCCTGCAAAACTCTTGGGTACCCCACATTGCCATTAAGGGTTCCAAGGGGGGCGTGAGCGTTGCCACAGCAATTATGAACGGTTTACTGAAGTTGGCTTGGACGGCCTATGGTGACCCCCTTCCCTGAGGTGAGTGAGTGGCTCTGTATTGGTCAAATCGTTGGTGCCCACGGCCTGCGGGGCGAGGTCAAAGTCAAGCCCTTTAGCGATTTTCCCGAGCGCTTTACAGTGCCCGGTTGCCGTTGGTTGCGATCGCCCCGGCAGCCCCAACCCTATGCTGTTACCCTCCTCCGGGGCCGATTTTTACCCCGTGCCGAACAGTTTGTGGTTACCTTTGCAGAAATCAGCGATCGCACCGCAGCGGAGGCGCTCAAGGGGGCAGAAA is a window of Thermosynechococcus vestitus BP-1 DNA encoding:
- a CDS encoding asparaginase, with product MSKRTQAPTLDVYLLREGIVESHHHAHAVVCDARGRILALAGNAETAAFIRSALKPLQALAVTTTGTMERFDLSDRDLAIICSSHQGRIEQVRQVFNILWRADVDPTALQCPVPPGRQGALQHNCSGKHAGMLAVCQQRNWPLASYLHKHHPVQTLILAKVAELLKMPAAEFICAHDDCGAPTYLMQLGQMATLYGQLASGNDWAMERVVRAMTHHPDFVAGPGAFDSELMRLTEGEILSKSGAEGIQCVARVGEGMGLAIKVSDGAKRAKYAVAIQLLKQLGWITPSVAEALGEQFLIPNQFTRLEVNGELTFA
- a CDS encoding CGLD27 family protein; this translates as MSQSLCPVPADQRPINEYRDLKASWFFEWSSWPRPRFQRRLLLLWGMAWFVSGPVAIASFSLKEAPFHTFLAAALGANVLLLLILLRLVLGWAYVGDRLQRPTVVYEETGWYDGQEWQKPEPELAQDRLIYTYELRPILQRLQVTLLALVIFSLGLALGWALL
- a CDS encoding precorrin-8X methylmutase, which gives rise to MEWHHFDVTQLRLIDQLLAGHHLSPAQYDITRRVIYATGDLEYQNLIVYSEQALQSGVAALAAHTPIVVDVTMVQVGLLSYTQNTFGNPIYCGAETFTRPQQEKSRIAFGVETLARRHPTAIFVLSSDHSALEPLLTLVEAQEIRPALIIDAAPNFLPPTLDRLQNSWVPHIAIKGSKGGVSVATAIMNGLLKLAWTAYGDPLP
- a CDS encoding stage II sporulation protein M, with protein sequence MNVERWLIRQEPRWLELEQLLNRAEIEGIRGLSAAEICRLSQLYRLVSADLARAKTRRLGSSIVNYLQGLTLRSYSQIYQSPHSQKGRKVWWFFQRGFPAVVQQTWIYTALALGVFLVAAAIAWGYGWRDRQFLELLVPADILSRVEKEGKLWTGAIVGIEPLASSAIMTNNLSVALATVAGGILGGLGTLYILWNNGLHIGAIAALVAQHNLGYPFWAFVSPHGALELPAIFLAGAAGLLLGQAILFPGRYPRLSALKRNGTLAAQLMFGIVPLLVIAGIIEGFWSPNPLIPNAVKYLSGLGLFAALGVYLAWPIERSPTGERK
- the mtnA gene encoding S-methyl-5-thioribose-1-phosphate isomerase, producing MAVTANVGTIFPVVWAGDRVQLIDQTRLPEQYELREITTAAEMATAIRTMIVRGAPAIGVAAAFGMVLGAREYRGSDREGFLIHLENIASQLRQTRPTAVNLFWAIDRLLAAAQQPTPTLEELQQHLLETAQTIAREDVQTCQAIGKNGLGVLPKTPEKLRLLTHCNAGALATAGYGTALGVVRAAWAAGRLERLYADETRPRLQGAKLTAWECVQEGIPVTLIADTMAAHCMQRGMIDAVVVGADRIALNGDTANKIGTYSVALAAKAHNIPFFVAAPLSTIDTSIATGAEIPIEERHPQEIYQVGFSRITPAGVDFYNPAFDVTPAHLISGIITELGVFAPVDLARGIGAVSG
- the rimM gene encoding ribosome maturation factor RimM (Essential for efficient processing of 16S rRNA) — its product is MVTPFPEVSEWLCIGQIVGAHGLRGEVKVKPFSDFPERFTVPGCRWLRSPRQPQPYAVTLLRGRFLPRAEQFVVTFAEISDRTAAEALKGAEILVPASDRPPLAANEYHLMDLIGLAVYHQGERVGEVVGLVNAGNDLLEVQLLDPAPKAPQSVYIPFVPAIVPVVDLAARRIEIDPPLGLLP